A genome region from Micromonospora peucetia includes the following:
- a CDS encoding type I polyketide synthase: MADEERLREYLTRVVAELHQTRQRLREVTAEESEPVAIVAMSCRYPGGINSPEQLWQFVSSGGDAIGDFPTDRGWDLERLYHADPDKAGTSYTTSGGFLHDAGRFDAALFGISPREAVAMDPQQRLLLEVTWELFERAGVAPLSLRGSRSGVFVGTSGQDYAAVLHRAPGVEGYVLTGTAASVVSGRLAYTFGLEGPSVTVDTACSSASVAIHLACQALRQRECGLALAGGATVLATPGPFVEFSRQRGLAADGRCKSFAASADGTGWSEGVGMLLLERLSDARRNGHPVVGIIRSSAVNSDGASNGLTAPNGPSQQRVIRQALAGARLTPDLVDVVEAHGTGTTLGDPIEAQALLATYGQERGDAAPLLLGSIKSNIGHTQAAAGIAGVIKMVQAMRHGIVPATLHVDEPTPHVDWAAGAVTLVTEATPWPAVDRPRRAAVSSFGMSGTNTHLILEQPEPAPAEADRPELPAPAPVLLTGRTRGALRRQAERWSRYVADDAALRPADVAWTSVVSRSPLEHRAVVLADDTDGLLTALHALADDRPAPGLVTGASAERGGVAFLFSGQGAQRAGAGRELYEAYPVFAEALDEVCAHLDHRLPRPLKPLLFAGPGTDEAALLDQTVFTQAALFAVEVALHRLLGSWGLTPDLVAGHSVGELTAAYVAGVFTLDDACVLVAARGRLMQALPAGGAMLAVAADEARVAESIAELTDRVAVAAVNGPTAVVLSGDGAAIDELAELWTARGVRVRRLRVSHAFHSPLMEPMLAEFAAVAAGLDLRAPTLPVVSNLTGELADPAQLNDPGYWVRHVREAVRFADGVRALRAHGVGTFVEVGPDAVLTGTIQETLAEAADAAPTVVVSVLRRDRPDRRTLLAALAQLHVAGTPVRWADLFADRPGRLVGLPTYPFERQHYWVPAEAPADGAAAGTGALDRRFWEAVERADLDVLRDTLAVDDEAAAESLRTLLPVLADWRRQRQEHSALDGWRYRADWQVTPEPVPARLTGTWLLALPADGADDPAAETVRAALTGAGASLLPLTVDPDADRAGLAESLAGADLAGVVSLLAGEPSTAGGTGLPGLAATLALVQALGDAGLDAPLWLVTRGAVAAASYDRVTDPAQAAIWGLGRVVGVEAPHRWGGLVDLPPRADDRTATRLAAILTGSTGEDQLAVRGPGVFARRLVRAAVGDRPPARRFAPTGAALITGGTGGLGARAARWLVGAGAEHVVLVSRRGPDAPGAAELEAELTGLGARVTVAACDIADRAAVADLLDRVEADGPPVRTVVHAAGIAQATPLADVTPAELAEVTAGKTAGATHLADLLADRELDAFVVYSSIAATWGSGGQVGYAAGNAYLDALVQQRRADGRAGTAIAWGPWSDGGMHAADAERNLRRRGLPAMDPTVAMGALRQSLDHDDVTVTVADVDWARFAPAYASARRRPLLEGVPEARAALDGGAPVDDGEEGTAAALRRRLVGLTAARREETVADLVRELAADVLGHDGGAAAIPATTAFRDLGFDSLTAVELRNRLVTATGQALPTTLVFDHPTPAVLARFLLAGLFDADAGSAHVATPAAVDDDEPVAIVAMACRYPGGVDDPERLWRLVADGVDAIGDFPTDRGWDLDRLYDPDPANPGTTYADKGGFLHGAAEFDPGFFGISPREAAAMDPQQRLLLEVSWEAVERAGVEPGALRGSRTGVFVGTNGQDYGALLMAAGDQAEGFGATGNAASVVSGRVAYALGLEGPAVSVDTACSSSLVALHLAVQSLRRGECDLALAGGVTVMATPGTFFEFSRQRGLAADGRCKAFAAAADGTGWGEGVGVLLVERLSDARRNGHEVLAVVRGSAVNQDGASNGLTAPNGPSQQRVIRHALAGARLSTADVDVVEAHGTGTTLGDPIEAQALLATYGQDREGHEALLLGSIKSNIGHTQAASGVAGVIKMVLAMRHGMVPATLHVDEPSPHIDWSAGAVELAIESRPWPAVDRPRRSAVSSFGMSGTNAHVIIELPDEPSHEDAAGDAGAGPALVASDIVVWPVSARSKTSLAGQAARLAEFVGGRGEVDPAAVGWSLAATRSVFDQRAVVVGAGVADLLAGLDALTSGSPAGNVVAGTASSHGAGPVFVFPGQGAQSARMAAGLAGRTPVFDARLAECQQALAPYLDVDLVSVLTGEDESWLERVEVVQPVLWAVGLALAAVWQHAGVTPAAVIGHSQGEIGAACVAGILSLEDAAKAVALRSRALTVLRGTGTMASVDLSAEAVAERLAAFPGVGVAAVNGPSTVVVSGPPQPVADLVEACQADGVRARLIPVDYASHSAAVQDVAERLRADLADVSPQQGHIRLVSTLTGDWVDPASMTADYWYENLRQTVRFDPAVRVAIEAGHTTFVEISPHPVLAMPVTAILDDAGVTGHTLGSLRRGDDDPTRLLTNLATAHTIGLPVDLTTVLAGTGTVTLPTYAFDRGRFWLEAPAHRVRDVGSAGLQDAGHPLLSAAVPVADDRTVVLTGRLSVRTHPWLADHAVGGAVIVPGTGVVDMVVRAGDEVDAGQVGDLTLISPLVLPPAGAVQVQVRVGPPSDTGERTVTVHSRPEANGDTEWTRHAEGLLLPHLPARTVVPAQWPPADAVEVDADLDAWYAEMAEGGLGYGPAFRGLRRVWRGDDEVYAEVALPDEATTDASRFGLHPALFDAALQASGVTGLLGDPTDTSGTGWLPFAFRSVALHAHGATRLRVRLRALSPDTVAVALADTAGQPVATVESLTFRPVSAGRADEAAALLRTSVFHLDWTPLPAGDAMPGGTRWALLGDDTLGLAGTLAAAGHPVRGHADLATLVATVEESGDVPDVVLDLRSGVDADPDRADEAAHDAAREALALVQGWLGEPRLEQARLVLHTRGAVGAAPGEAPRDLARATLWGLVRSAQSEHPGRFTLLDTDDATASLAAVPAAVASGEPQLAIRDGAPLVPRLARARDAGALSLPADEVPWRLDVTEKGTLANLALLPAPEVTGDLPAGHVLVGMRASGLNFRDVVLALGMVPDQEVLGNEGAGVVLGVGPGVTDLTPGDRVMGIFSGSFSSAAVTDRRLLTRIPDGWSYPDAAAVPVVFLTAWYGLVELARLRAGESVLIHAAAGGVGMAAVQIARHLGAEVYGTASPGKWPALRATGFDETHLASSRSLDFVDEFSDRTGGRGVDVVLNALSGEFVDASLRLLAEGGRFVEMGKTDKRDPRHVAAEHPGVSYQVFDLIEAGQDRIAAMLGELMALFASGALRPLPRRTWDVRRAPEAFRFLSQARHVGKLALSIPQAPRLDGTVLVSGATGTLGALLCRHLVTAHDARQLLLVSRRGPDAEGADELLADLKALGADVSIVAADLADPDAVADVLSMVDARHPLRAVVHAAGVLDDATVESLTPERLDAVLRPKVDVAWNLHRATLAHELTAFVLFSAAAGVFGGPGQGNYAAGNAFLDALAEHRRALGLPAVALAWGRWAQASGMTGHLDSADIRRLDRGGMAALANDEALALFDAVWRSERAALMPAKIITGVAGAGAPVHPLLAKLVRPAGRRAAAGEAAEGQAYAETLRGLPDDKRARVLRDLVLSHVAVVLGHGDPAGIEPTRAFRELGFDSLTAVELRNRLGAATGLRLPATLVFDNPTPTALADHLAGQFAPVATTADRSAGRELDRLEAALVGLDPTDDEFRRITDRLHGLLDRLAERQADADGDDDLESATAENIFDLIDRELETS; this comes from the coding sequence ATGGCGGACGAAGAGCGGCTGCGCGAATACCTGACGCGGGTCGTCGCCGAGCTGCACCAGACCCGCCAACGGCTTCGCGAGGTCACCGCCGAGGAGTCCGAGCCGGTGGCGATCGTGGCGATGAGCTGCCGCTACCCGGGCGGCATCAACTCGCCCGAGCAGCTCTGGCAGTTCGTCTCGTCCGGCGGGGACGCCATCGGAGACTTTCCCACCGACCGGGGCTGGGACCTGGAGCGGCTCTACCACGCCGACCCGGACAAGGCCGGCACCTCGTACACCACCTCGGGTGGGTTCCTGCACGACGCGGGACGGTTCGACGCCGCGCTGTTCGGCATCTCGCCGCGCGAGGCGGTCGCCATGGACCCGCAGCAGCGGCTGCTGCTGGAGGTCACCTGGGAGCTGTTCGAGCGGGCCGGCGTCGCCCCGCTGTCGCTGCGCGGCAGCCGCTCCGGTGTCTTCGTCGGCACCTCCGGCCAGGACTACGCCGCCGTGCTGCACCGGGCGCCCGGCGTCGAGGGGTACGTGCTGACCGGAACCGCCGCCAGCGTGGTCTCCGGCCGGCTGGCGTACACGTTCGGGCTGGAGGGCCCCTCGGTCACCGTGGACACGGCCTGCTCGTCGGCGTCGGTCGCCATCCACCTCGCCTGCCAGGCGCTGCGCCAGCGGGAGTGCGGCCTGGCACTGGCCGGCGGCGCGACCGTGCTGGCCACCCCCGGCCCGTTCGTGGAGTTCTCCCGGCAGCGCGGCCTCGCCGCCGACGGGCGGTGCAAGTCGTTCGCCGCGTCGGCCGACGGCACCGGCTGGTCCGAGGGCGTCGGCATGCTGCTGCTGGAGCGGCTGTCCGACGCCCGCCGCAACGGCCACCCCGTGGTCGGGATCATCCGCAGCTCCGCGGTCAACTCCGACGGCGCGTCCAACGGGCTCACCGCCCCCAACGGCCCGTCCCAGCAGCGGGTCATCCGGCAGGCCCTGGCCGGCGCGAGGCTCACCCCCGACCTGGTCGACGTGGTGGAGGCGCACGGCACCGGCACCACCCTCGGCGACCCGATCGAGGCCCAGGCCCTGCTCGCGACCTACGGCCAGGAGCGGGGCGACGCCGCGCCGTTGCTGCTCGGCTCGATCAAGTCGAACATCGGCCACACCCAGGCCGCCGCCGGCATCGCCGGAGTGATCAAGATGGTGCAGGCGATGCGGCACGGGATCGTGCCGGCCACCCTGCACGTCGACGAGCCCACCCCGCACGTGGACTGGGCAGCCGGAGCGGTCACCCTGGTGACCGAGGCCACCCCGTGGCCGGCGGTGGACCGGCCACGCCGGGCCGCCGTGTCCTCGTTCGGGATGAGCGGCACCAACACCCACCTCATCCTCGAACAGCCCGAGCCGGCCCCCGCCGAGGCCGACCGGCCGGAACTCCCCGCGCCCGCACCGGTGCTGCTCACCGGCCGCACCCGCGGCGCGCTGCGCCGCCAGGCCGAGCGGTGGTCCCGGTACGTCGCCGACGACGCGGCCCTGCGACCGGCCGACGTCGCCTGGACCTCGGTGGTCTCCCGCTCGCCCCTGGAACACCGGGCGGTCGTCCTCGCCGACGACACCGACGGCCTGCTCACCGCCCTGCACGCCCTCGCCGACGACCGGCCGGCACCCGGCCTGGTCACCGGCGCCTCCGCCGAACGCGGCGGGGTCGCGTTCCTCTTCTCCGGCCAGGGCGCCCAGCGCGCCGGCGCGGGCCGGGAACTGTACGAGGCGTACCCGGTCTTCGCGGAGGCGCTCGACGAGGTCTGCGCCCACCTCGACCACCGGCTGCCCCGGCCGCTGAAGCCGCTGCTGTTCGCCGGGCCCGGCACCGACGAGGCGGCCCTGCTCGACCAGACCGTCTTCACCCAGGCCGCACTGTTCGCCGTCGAGGTGGCGCTGCACCGGCTGCTCGGCTCCTGGGGGCTGACCCCCGACCTGGTCGCCGGGCACTCCGTCGGCGAACTGACCGCCGCTTACGTGGCAGGCGTGTTCACCCTCGACGACGCCTGCGTCCTCGTCGCCGCCCGGGGCCGGCTCATGCAGGCCCTGCCCGCCGGCGGCGCGATGCTCGCCGTCGCCGCCGACGAGGCCCGGGTCGCCGAGTCGATCGCGGAGCTGACCGACCGGGTCGCCGTCGCGGCCGTCAACGGCCCCACCGCCGTCGTCCTCTCCGGCGACGGCGCGGCCATCGACGAACTGGCCGAACTCTGGACCGCCCGGGGGGTGCGGGTGCGGCGGCTGCGGGTCAGCCACGCCTTCCACAGCCCGCTGATGGAGCCGATGCTCGCCGAGTTCGCCGCCGTCGCCGCCGGCCTCGACCTGCGCGCCCCCACCCTGCCGGTGGTGTCCAACCTGACCGGCGAACTGGCCGACCCGGCGCAGCTCAACGACCCCGGATACTGGGTGCGGCACGTCCGGGAGGCGGTCCGCTTCGCCGACGGCGTGCGCGCCCTGCGCGCCCACGGCGTCGGCACCTTCGTCGAGGTCGGTCCCGACGCCGTCCTCACCGGCACCATCCAGGAGACGCTCGCCGAGGCCGCCGACGCCGCCCCCACCGTGGTCGTGTCGGTGCTGCGCCGGGACCGCCCGGACCGCCGTACCCTGCTCGCCGCCCTCGCCCAGCTCCACGTCGCCGGCACGCCGGTGCGCTGGGCAGACCTCTTCGCCGACCGGCCCGGCCGACTCGTCGGCCTGCCCACCTACCCGTTCGAGCGGCAGCACTACTGGGTGCCGGCCGAGGCGCCCGCCGACGGGGCCGCCGCCGGGACCGGCGCGCTCGACCGGCGGTTCTGGGAGGCCGTCGAACGGGCCGACCTCGACGTGCTGCGGGACACCCTCGCCGTCGACGACGAGGCAGCCGCCGAGTCGCTGCGTACCCTGCTGCCCGTCCTCGCGGACTGGCGGCGGCAGCGGCAGGAACACTCCGCGCTCGACGGCTGGCGGTACCGGGCCGACTGGCAGGTGACCCCCGAACCCGTCCCGGCCCGGCTGACCGGCACCTGGCTGCTGGCACTGCCAGCCGACGGCGCCGACGACCCGGCCGCGGAGACCGTCCGGGCGGCGCTGACCGGCGCCGGCGCCAGCCTGCTGCCGCTGACCGTCGACCCGGACGCCGACCGGGCCGGCCTCGCCGAGTCCCTTGCCGGCGCCGACCTCGCCGGCGTCGTCTCCCTGCTCGCCGGGGAACCCTCCACCGCCGGCGGCACCGGCCTGCCCGGCCTGGCCGCCACCCTCGCGCTCGTGCAGGCGCTCGGCGACGCCGGGTTGGACGCCCCACTGTGGCTGGTCACCCGGGGCGCGGTCGCCGCCGCCTCCTACGACCGCGTCACCGACCCGGCGCAGGCCGCGATCTGGGGCCTCGGCCGGGTGGTCGGCGTCGAGGCCCCACACCGCTGGGGAGGCCTGGTCGACCTGCCGCCCCGGGCCGACGACCGGACCGCCACCCGGCTCGCCGCGATCCTCACCGGATCGACCGGCGAGGACCAGCTCGCCGTACGCGGCCCCGGCGTCTTCGCCCGCCGTCTGGTCCGCGCCGCCGTCGGCGACCGCCCACCGGCACGCCGGTTCGCGCCCACCGGCGCCGCGCTGATCACCGGCGGCACCGGCGGGCTCGGCGCCCGGGCCGCCCGCTGGCTCGTCGGCGCCGGAGCCGAACACGTCGTGCTGGTCAGCCGGCGCGGACCGGACGCCCCCGGCGCCGCCGAACTGGAAGCCGAGCTGACCGGCCTCGGCGCCCGGGTCACCGTCGCCGCCTGCGACATCGCCGACCGGGCCGCCGTCGCCGACCTGCTCGACCGGGTCGAGGCCGACGGCCCGCCGGTGCGCACCGTCGTGCACGCCGCCGGCATCGCGCAGGCCACCCCGCTGGCGGACGTCACCCCGGCCGAACTGGCCGAGGTGACCGCCGGCAAGACCGCCGGCGCCACCCACCTCGCCGACCTCCTCGCCGACCGGGAGCTGGACGCCTTCGTCGTCTACTCGTCCATCGCCGCCACCTGGGGCAGCGGCGGTCAGGTCGGGTACGCGGCCGGCAACGCCTACCTGGACGCGCTCGTACAGCAGCGGCGGGCCGACGGTCGGGCCGGCACCGCCATCGCCTGGGGACCCTGGTCCGACGGCGGCATGCACGCGGCCGACGCCGAACGGAACCTGCGCCGTCGGGGCCTGCCCGCCATGGACCCCACCGTGGCCATGGGCGCGTTGCGGCAGTCCCTCGACCACGACGACGTCACCGTGACCGTGGCCGACGTCGACTGGGCCCGGTTCGCGCCCGCGTACGCCTCCGCCCGGCGCCGGCCGCTGCTGGAGGGCGTACCGGAGGCTCGGGCCGCCCTCGACGGCGGCGCCCCGGTCGACGACGGCGAGGAGGGCACGGCGGCGGCCCTGCGCCGACGCCTGGTCGGGCTGACCGCCGCCCGGCGGGAGGAAACCGTCGCCGACCTGGTCCGGGAACTCGCCGCCGACGTGCTCGGCCACGACGGCGGGGCCGCCGCCATCCCGGCGACCACCGCGTTCCGCGACCTCGGCTTCGACTCGCTGACCGCGGTGGAGCTGCGTAACCGGCTCGTCACCGCCACCGGGCAGGCGCTGCCCACCACGCTGGTCTTCGACCATCCGACCCCGGCCGTGCTGGCCCGGTTCCTGCTCGCCGGCCTCTTCGACGCCGACGCCGGGTCGGCCCACGTCGCCACCCCGGCCGCCGTCGACGACGACGAGCCGGTGGCCATCGTCGCCATGGCCTGCCGCTACCCCGGCGGCGTCGACGACCCCGAGCGGCTGTGGCGCCTCGTCGCGGACGGCGTCGACGCCATCGGCGACTTCCCGACCGACCGGGGCTGGGACCTCGACCGGCTCTACGACCCCGACCCGGCCAACCCCGGCACCACCTACGCCGACAAGGGCGGCTTCCTGCACGGGGCGGCGGAGTTCGACCCGGGCTTCTTCGGGATCTCGCCGCGTGAGGCGGCGGCGATGGACCCGCAGCAGCGGTTGCTGCTGGAGGTTTCGTGGGAGGCGGTCGAGCGGGCAGGGGTTGAGCCTGGGGCCCTACGGGGTTCGCGAACAGGGGTGTTCGTGGGCACCAATGGTCAGGACTATGGGGCCCTGCTGATGGCTGCGGGGGACCAGGCCGAAGGGTTCGGGGCCACGGGCAACGCCGCGAGTGTGGTGTCGGGTCGGGTGGCGTACGCGTTGGGGTTGGAGGGGCCGGCGGTGTCGGTGGACACGGCGTGTTCGTCGTCGTTGGTGGCGTTGCACCTGGCGGTGCAGTCGCTGCGGCGCGGCGAGTGCGACCTCGCCCTCGCCGGCGGAGTCACGGTCATGGCCACCCCCGGTACCTTCTTCGAGTTCTCCCGGCAGCGTGGCCTGGCCGCCGACGGCCGGTGTAAGGCGTTCGCGGCGGCCGCGGACGGCACAGGCTGGGGCGAGGGCGTCGGCGTGCTGCTGGTGGAGCGGCTGTCGGACGCCCGGCGCAACGGCCACGAGGTGCTGGCGGTCGTGCGGGGGAGCGCGGTGAACCAGGACGGTGCCTCCAACGGCCTGACGGCGCCGAACGGGCCGTCGCAGCAGCGGGTGATCCGGCACGCCCTCGCGGGTGCCCGACTGAGCACCGCGGACGTGGACGTCGTGGAGGCGCACGGCACGGGCACGACGCTCGGCGACCCGATCGAGGCGCAGGCGCTGCTCGCCACCTACGGGCAGGACCGGGAGGGGCACGAGGCGCTGCTGCTCGGCTCGATCAAGTCGAACATCGGGCACACCCAGGCCGCCTCGGGCGTGGCGGGTGTGATCAAGATGGTGCTGGCGATGCGGCACGGGATGGTGCCGGCGACGCTGCACGTGGACGAGCCGTCCCCGCACATCGACTGGTCCGCCGGCGCGGTCGAGTTGGCGATCGAGTCGCGGCCGTGGCCGGCGGTGGACCGGCCGCGTCGTTCGGCGGTGTCGTCGTTCGGCATGTCCGGCACGAACGCCCACGTCATCATCGAGCTGCCCGACGAGCCGTCCCACGAAGACGCGGCGGGCGACGCCGGAGCGGGCCCGGCACTCGTGGCGTCGGACATCGTGGTGTGGCCGGTGTCGGCGCGGTCGAAGACCTCACTGGCCGGTCAGGCGGCCCGCCTGGCGGAGTTCGTGGGTGGGCGTGGCGAGGTGGATCCGGCGGCGGTGGGCTGGTCCCTCGCGGCGACCCGGTCGGTGTTCGACCAGCGGGCCGTCGTGGTCGGTGCCGGTGTGGCGGACCTGCTGGCGGGGCTGGACGCGTTGACGTCGGGGTCGCCGGCCGGCAACGTGGTCGCCGGCACGGCCTCGTCGCACGGTGCGGGCCCGGTCTTCGTGTTCCCGGGGCAGGGTGCGCAGTCGGCGCGGATGGCCGCCGGCCTTGCCGGCCGTACACCGGTGTTCGACGCGCGCCTGGCCGAGTGCCAGCAGGCCCTGGCCCCGTACCTGGACGTCGACCTGGTGTCGGTGTTGACAGGTGAGGACGAGTCGTGGTTGGAGCGGGTCGAGGTCGTGCAGCCGGTGCTGTGGGCCGTCGGCCTCGCTCTGGCGGCGGTGTGGCAGCACGCCGGGGTGACCCCGGCTGCGGTGATCGGGCACTCGCAGGGTGAGATCGGTGCCGCGTGCGTGGCCGGCATCCTGTCCCTGGAGGACGCGGCGAAGGCGGTCGCGTTGCGGTCGCGGGCCCTGACGGTGCTGCGCGGTACCGGCACGATGGCCTCGGTGGACCTGTCCGCCGAGGCGGTGGCCGAGCGGTTGGCCGCGTTCCCGGGTGTCGGGGTGGCGGCCGTCAACGGTCCGTCGACGGTGGTGGTGTCGGGCCCACCGCAGCCGGTCGCCGACCTGGTCGAGGCGTGTCAGGCCGACGGGGTGCGGGCGCGGTTGATCCCGGTGGACTATGCGTCGCACTCGGCGGCGGTGCAGGACGTCGCGGAACGGTTGCGTGCCGACCTGGCTGACGTCAGCCCACAGCAGGGTCACATCCGGCTGGTGTCGACGTTGACCGGGGACTGGGTCGACCCTGCCTCGATGACGGCGGACTACTGGTACGAGAACCTGCGGCAGACCGTGCGGTTCGACCCGGCCGTCCGCGTCGCCATCGAGGCGGGCCACACGACGTTCGTGGAGATCAGTCCGCATCCGGTGCTGGCGATGCCGGTGACGGCGATCCTGGACGACGCCGGCGTCACCGGGCACACGCTGGGCAGCCTGCGGCGCGGCGACGACGATCCGACGCGGCTGCTGACCAACCTGGCCACCGCGCACACCATCGGCCTGCCCGTCGACCTGACCACGGTCCTCGCCGGGACCGGCACCGTCACACTGCCCACCTACGCCTTCGACCGGGGACGCTTCTGGCTGGAGGCGCCCGCCCACCGGGTGCGCGACGTCGGCTCCGCCGGTCTCCAGGACGCCGGGCACCCGCTGCTCAGCGCGGCCGTCCCGGTCGCCGACGACCGGACCGTGGTGCTGACCGGGCGGCTGTCGGTGCGTACCCACCCGTGGCTGGCCGACCACGCCGTCGGCGGGGCGGTGATCGTCCCGGGCACCGGTGTCGTCGACATGGTGGTCCGGGCCGGCGACGAGGTCGACGCCGGCCAGGTGGGCGACCTGACCCTGATCAGTCCGCTGGTGCTCCCGCCGGCCGGCGCGGTGCAGGTGCAGGTGCGGGTCGGTCCGCCGAGCGACACCGGCGAGCGGACCGTCACCGTGCACTCCCGTCCCGAGGCGAACGGCGACACCGAGTGGACCCGGCACGCCGAGGGCCTGCTGCTGCCGCACCTTCCCGCCCGGACGGTCGTACCGGCTCAGTGGCCGCCGGCCGACGCCGTGGAGGTCGACGCCGACCTGGACGCCTGGTACGCCGAGATGGCCGAGGGCGGCCTCGGCTACGGCCCCGCCTTCCGGGGTCTGCGCCGGGTGTGGCGCGGTGACGACGAGGTCTACGCCGAGGTGGCCCTCCCCGACGAGGCGACCACCGACGCGTCCCGGTTCGGGCTGCACCCGGCCCTGTTCGACGCGGCCCTGCAGGCCAGCGGCGTCACCGGGCTGCTCGGCGACCCGACGGACACCTCCGGTACGGGCTGGCTGCCGTTCGCCTTCCGCTCGGTCGCCCTGCACGCCCACGGCGCCACCCGGTTGCGGGTGCGGCTGCGGGCGCTCAGCCCGGACACCGTCGCGGTGGCCCTCGCCGACACCGCAGGCCAACCCGTCGCCACCGTCGAGTCGCTGACCTTCCGCCCAGTCTCCGCGGGTCGGGCCGACGAGGCCGCCGCCCTGCTGCGTACCTCGGTGTTCCACCTGGACTGGACGCCGCTGCCGGCCGGCGACGCGATGCCGGGAGGCACCCGCTGGGCGCTGCTCGGTGACGACACACTCGGCCTCGCCGGAACGCTGGCCGCCGCCGGGCACCCGGTTCGGGGCCACGCCGACCTGGCGACGCTGGTCGCCACGGTCGAGGAGTCCGGGGACGTACCCGACGTGGTGCTGGACCTGCGGTCCGGCGTGGACGCGGACCCGGACCGGGCCGACGAGGCCGCGCACGACGCGGCCCGGGAGGCGCTCGCGCTGGTGCAGGGCTGGCTCGGCGAGCCCCGACTGGAGCAGGCCCGGCTGGTCCTGCACACCCGGGGTGCGGTCGGCGCCGCTCCCGGCGAGGCCCCCCGCGACCTGGCCCGGGCCACCCTGTGGGGGCTGGTCCGCTCGGCGCAGTCCGAGCACCCCGGCCGGTTCACGCTGCTCGACACCGACGACGCCACCGCCTCTCTGGCAGCGGTTCCGGCGGCCGTCGCCTCCGGCGAGCCGCAGCTCGCGATCCGCGACGGTGCGCCGCTGGTGCCCCGGCTGGCCCGGGCGCGGGACGCCGGAGCGCTGTCGCTGCCCGCCGACGAGGTGCCCTGGCGACTGGACGTCACCGAGAAGGGCACCCTGGCGAACCTGGCCCTGCTGCCCGCCCCCGAGGTGACCGGGGACCTGCCGGCCGGCCACGTCCTGGTCGGGATGCGCGCCTCCGGGCTGAACTTCCGGGACGTGGTGCTGGCTCTCGGCATGGTTCCCGACCAGGAGGTACTGGGTAACGAGGGTGCCGGCGTGGTGCTCGGCGTGGGGCCGGGGGTCACCGACCTCACGCCCGGCGACCGGGTGATGGGCATCTTCTCCGGCTCGTTCTCGTCGGCCGCGGTCACCGACCGCAGGCTGCTCACCCGCATCCCCGACGGCTGGTCGTACCCGGATGCCGCCGCGGTGCCCGTGGTCTTCCTGACCGCCTGGTACGGCCTGGTGGAACTGGCCCGGTTGCGCGCCGGGGAGTCCGTGCTCATCCACGCGGCGGCCGGCGGAGTCGGTATGGCCGCCGTGCAGATCGCCCGGCACCTCGGCGCGGAGGTCTACGGCACGGCCAGCCCCGGCAAGTGGCCGGCACTGCGCGCCACCGGGTTCGACGAGACGCACCTCGCCTCCTCCCGCAGCCTCGACTTCGTCGACGAGTTCTCCGACCGCACCGGCGGGCGGGGCGTCGACGTGGTGCTCAACGCGCTCAGCGGCGAGTTCGTGGACGCGTCGCTGCGGCTGCTCGCCGAGGGCGGCCGGTTCGTCGAGATGGGCAAGACCGACAAGCGGGACCCGCGGCACGTCGCCGCCGAGCACCCGGGCGTGAGCTACCAGGTCTTCGACCTCATCGAGGCCGGCCAGGACAGGATCGCGGCGATGCTGGGCGAGCTGATGGCGCTCTTCGCAAGCGGTGCGCTGCGGCCACTGCCCCGGCGCACCTGGGACGTCCGGCGCGCCCCAGAGGCGTTCCGCTTCCTCAGCCAGGCCCGGCACGTCGGCAAGCTCGCCCTGAGCATTCCGCAGGCGCCCCGGCTCGACGGCACGGTCCTGGTCTCCGGGGCGACCGGCACCCTCGGCGCGTTGCTCTGCCGGCACCTGGTCACCGCGCACGACGCCCGGCAGCTGCTCCTGGTCAGCCGGCGCGGTCCGGACGCCGAGGGCGCCGACGAACTGCTCGCCGACCTCAAGGCGCTCGGCGCGGACGTGTCGATCGTCGCCGCCGACCTGGCCGACCCGGACGCCGTCGCGGACGTGCTGTCGATGGTGGACGCCCGGCATCCGCTGCGCGCGGTCGTGCACGCCGCCGGCGTCCTCGACGACGCCACCGTCGAGTCGCTCACCCCGGAGCGTCTCGACGCGGTGCTGCGGCCCAAGGTCGACGTGGCCTGGAACCTGCACCGGGCCACCCTCGCCCACGAGCTGACCGCGTTCGTGCTCTTCTCCGCCGCCGCCGGCGTGTTCGGCGGCCCGGGCCAGGGCAACTACGCCGCCGGCAACGCCTTCCTCGACGCCCTCGCCGAGCACCGGCGGGCCCTCGGCCTGCCGGCGGTCGCGCTGGCCTGGGGCCGCTGGGCCCAGGCCAGCGGCATGACCGGGCACCTCGACTCGGCCGACATCCGCCGGCTCGACCGGGGCGGCATGGCCGCTCTGGCCAACGACGAGGCCCTCGCCCTGTTCGACGCGGTCTGGCGCTCCGAGCGGGCGGCCCTGATGCCCGCGAAGATCATCACCGGGGTGGCGGGGGCCGGGGCTCCCGTCCACCCGCTGCTGGCGAAACTGGTCCGCCCTGCCGGCCGCCGGGCCGCGGCCGGCGAGGCCGCCGAGGGGCAGGCGTACGCCGAGACGCTGCGCGGCCTGCCCGACGACAAGCGGGCGCGCGTGCTGCGCGACCTGGTGCTGTCGCACGTGGCGGTCGTCCTCGGCCACGGCGACCCGGCCGGCATCGAGCCGACCCGCGCGTTTCGGGAACTCGGCTTCGACTCGCTCACCGCGGTCGAGTTGCGCAACCGGCTCGGCGCGGCCACCGGGCTGCGGCTGCCGGCGACGCTGGTCTTCGACAACCCGACGCCGACGGCGCTCGCCGACCACCTGGCCGGGCAGTTCGCCCCGGTGGCCACGACAGCGGACCGGTCGGCGGGCCGGGAACTCGACCGACTGGAGGCCGCACTCGTCGGTCTCGACCCCACCGACGACGAGTTCCGCCGGATCACCGACCGGCTGCACGGCCTGCTGGACCGGCTGGCCGAGCGGCAGGCGGACGCGGACGGCGACGACGACCTGGAGTCGGCAACCGCCGAGAACATCTTCGACCTGATCGACCGCGAGCTGGAGACGTCGTGA